Proteins found in one Acinetobacter sp. XH1741 genomic segment:
- a CDS encoding methionine ABC transporter permease gives MHDQLIDLLITGTVDTLLMVGASAFIAFLIGLPIAVVLVSTSEHGIHPSQKLNQALGWIINITRSVPFLILMVALIPLTRWIVGTSYGVWAAVVPLTIAAIPFFARIAEVSLREVDQGLIEAAQAMGCNRKQIIWHVLLPEALPGIVAGFTVTIVTMINSSAIAGAIGAGGLGDIAYRYGYQRFDMQIMVAVILVLIVLVMLVQATGDALAQQLDKRKV, from the coding sequence ATGCACGACCAGCTCATTGATTTATTAATTACTGGAACTGTAGATACCTTACTTATGGTAGGTGCATCTGCGTTTATTGCTTTTTTAATTGGCTTACCGATTGCAGTTGTTTTAGTCAGTACTTCAGAACATGGTATCCATCCTTCACAAAAGCTTAATCAGGCTTTAGGTTGGATCATTAACATTACTCGCTCAGTACCTTTTCTTATTTTAATGGTTGCTCTGATTCCGCTTACTCGCTGGATTGTCGGTACAAGTTATGGCGTTTGGGCAGCCGTTGTTCCACTAACTATTGCTGCAATTCCCTTCTTTGCTCGTATTGCAGAAGTTAGCTTACGTGAAGTCGATCAAGGCTTAATTGAAGCAGCACAGGCCATGGGTTGTAACCGCAAACAAATTATCTGGCACGTGCTTTTACCAGAAGCTTTACCGGGTATTGTTGCGGGCTTTACCGTAACTATTGTGACTATGATTAACTCATCAGCAATTGCAGGTGCCATTGGTGCAGGTGGTCTAGGAGATATCGCATATAGATATGGTTATCAACGTTTTGATATGCAAATTATGGTCGCTGTCATTTTAGTATTAATTGTTTTAGTCATGCTGGTACAAGCGACTGGCGATGCATTAGCCCAGCAACTTGATAAACGTAAAGTTTAA
- the ychF gene encoding redox-regulated ATPase YchF has product MGFNCGIVGLPNVGKSTLFNALTKAAIAAENFPFCTIEPNTGIVPVPDPRLDKLAAIVKPQRILPTTMEFVDIAGLVAGASKGEGLGNQFLANIRETDAIAHVVRCFEDENVIHVNGKIDPLDDIATINTELALADLETVAKAILRLTKVAKGGDKEAVATKAVLEKIQPLLDEGKPARAADLSDDERKLVRGFGLMTLKPTMYIANVAEDGFENNPHLDAVKKLAAEENAIVVPLCNQIEAEISLLEDEDRAEFLEAMGMEEPGLNVVIRAGYALLGLQTYFTAGVQEVRAWTVKVGATAPQAAGVIHTDFEKGFIRAEVVAYDDFVQYNGENGAKEAGKWRLEGKTYVVQDGDVMHFRFNV; this is encoded by the coding sequence ATGGGTTTTAATTGCGGTATTGTTGGTCTGCCAAACGTAGGGAAATCTACCCTTTTCAATGCATTAACGAAAGCAGCGATTGCAGCGGAAAACTTCCCTTTCTGTACCATTGAACCAAACACAGGTATTGTTCCTGTACCAGATCCACGTTTAGACAAACTTGCTGCGATTGTTAAACCACAGCGTATTTTGCCAACTACAATGGAATTTGTGGACATTGCAGGTCTTGTTGCTGGTGCATCAAAAGGTGAAGGCTTAGGCAACCAATTCCTTGCTAACATCCGTGAAACTGATGCAATCGCTCATGTTGTACGTTGTTTCGAAGATGAAAACGTGATTCACGTAAATGGTAAAATTGATCCGTTAGACGACATTGCAACCATTAATACTGAACTTGCGCTTGCCGATCTTGAAACTGTTGCCAAAGCAATTTTACGTTTAACTAAAGTTGCTAAAGGCGGTGACAAAGAAGCTGTAGCAACTAAAGCAGTTTTAGAAAAAATCCAACCTTTACTTGACGAAGGTAAACCAGCTCGTGCAGCTGATTTGTCTGATGACGAACGTAAATTAGTTCGTGGTTTTGGTTTAATGACTTTAAAACCAACCATGTATATTGCAAACGTTGCAGAAGACGGTTTTGAAAACAACCCACATTTAGATGCAGTTAAAAAACTTGCGGCTGAAGAAAACGCTATCGTTGTTCCTCTTTGCAACCAAATCGAAGCTGAAATTTCATTATTAGAAGATGAAGATCGTGCTGAGTTTTTAGAAGCAATGGGCATGGAAGAACCAGGCTTAAACGTGGTTATTCGTGCAGGTTATGCGCTTTTAGGTTTACAAACTTATTTCACTGCTGGTGTACAAGAAGTACGTGCTTGGACAGTAAAAGTTGGTGCAACCGCTCCTCAAGCAGCTGGTGTTATTCATACTGACTTCGAAAAAGGCTTTATCCGTGCTGAAGTTGTTGCATACGATGACTTCGTACAATATAACGGTGAAAACGGCGCTAAAGAAGCTGGTAAATGGCGTTTAGAAGGAAAAACTTACGTTGTTCAAGATGGCGATGTAATGCACTTCCGTTTTAACGTTTAA
- a CDS encoding Mpo1-like protein, with product MSNLEQKLSQYAAYHLNHQNILTHFVGIPLIVFSILCLTARVGMDINSFKLTLAIVLIVISSIYYLFLDKFFGLLMLIILVAVYPLASHIAELSLGQWLTASISFFVVGWVFQFVGHYFEKKKPAFVDDVIGLAIGPLFVLAEFIFMLGFRKPLHARILQEARSKREMMDLSH from the coding sequence ATGTCAAATCTGGAGCAAAAACTTAGCCAATACGCGGCTTACCACTTAAACCATCAGAATATTTTGACGCATTTTGTGGGTATCCCACTCATCGTGTTTTCAATTTTATGCTTAACTGCAAGAGTTGGGATGGATATAAATAGTTTTAAACTGACTTTAGCCATCGTATTGATTGTAATTAGCTCAATTTATTATTTATTTCTAGATAAATTTTTCGGGCTACTCATGCTCATTATTTTAGTCGCTGTTTATCCACTGGCTAGCCACATTGCCGAGCTTTCTTTAGGACAATGGTTAACTGCAAGTATTAGCTTCTTTGTAGTGGGTTGGGTCTTTCAGTTTGTGGGGCATTATTTTGAAAAGAAAAAACCTGCTTTTGTAGATGACGTAATAGGACTTGCGATAGGACCACTATTTGTATTGGCAGAATTTATATTTATGCTAGGTTTTAGAAAGCCTTTACATGCGCGTATTTTACAAGAAGCACGCAGTAAACGTGAGATGATGGATTTAAGTCATTAA
- a CDS encoding Crp/Fnr family transcriptional regulator, with amino-acid sequence MDGLILDLVYINRLKENTWFSVLPKAFQDFILEHGKQITFEKNSYIFRAQDEFNGIYTVLEGSISLGYVDVNGNEALSAIAEPIMWFGEISLIDHEPRSHDAITLKKSTVLHIQAKPLNDLLKENPYYWYYFARLTSQKLRYVFLEQIAIQTRNISQRLAQRLLFILEGYGNHVIIHEREIHISQEQLANMLTTSRQTVNHELSLLEKQNIIKIAFRKIEILDIEKLNLIAKSNT; translated from the coding sequence ATGGATGGGCTGATATTGGACCTTGTTTATATTAACCGATTAAAAGAAAACACATGGTTTAGTGTGCTTCCAAAGGCATTCCAAGATTTTATTTTAGAACATGGCAAGCAAATCACCTTTGAAAAAAATAGCTATATTTTTCGTGCGCAAGATGAATTTAATGGCATTTATACTGTGCTTGAAGGCTCAATTAGCTTAGGTTACGTCGATGTAAATGGTAATGAAGCATTATCTGCAATAGCAGAGCCCATTATGTGGTTTGGAGAAATATCACTGATTGATCATGAACCACGCTCCCACGATGCAATTACTTTGAAAAAAAGTACAGTTCTACATATTCAGGCAAAACCATTAAATGATTTACTCAAAGAAAATCCATATTATTGGTATTATTTTGCTCGGTTAACTAGCCAAAAGCTGAGATATGTTTTTTTAGAACAAATTGCGATACAAACACGCAATATTTCTCAAAGACTTGCTCAACGCCTGCTATTTATTTTGGAGGGTTATGGGAACCATGTTATTATTCACGAAAGAGAAATTCATATTTCTCAGGAACAATTAGCCAATATGTTAACCACTTCCCGACAAACGGTTAATCATGAATTAAGTCTATTAGAGAAGCAAAATATTATTAAAATTGCGTTTAGAAAAATTGAAATTTTAGATATCGAAAAGCTAAATTTAATTGCAAAATCTAACACTTAA
- a CDS encoding AzlC family ABC transporter permease: protein MAAQTATFWQGAKDSQAIVLTYLPVSFAFGVSASQFGFSPWEAFFLSCSMYAGASQFLVVALLASGSSIWLTALTVIALDIRHVLYGPALYNLIPNKLNLKKTAVWAWGLTDEVFASGMIQLSQRKQQWSESWMLGLSLFSWVSWASGSLLGGLFADQVAHLPKFLQAALDFLLPALFLSFLLAAFERKHTLVVGVSLVVSALACYWINLSAAIFIGIFSGILAGLFKHYVLKQFDEVGA, encoded by the coding sequence ATGGCTGCTCAAACAGCAACTTTTTGGCAAGGTGCCAAAGATAGTCAAGCCATCGTACTTACCTATTTACCCGTTTCTTTTGCTTTTGGCGTTTCAGCATCTCAGTTTGGTTTTAGCCCATGGGAAGCTTTTTTTCTATCTTGCTCCATGTATGCCGGCGCTAGTCAATTTCTGGTTGTGGCACTTCTAGCTAGTGGTTCATCTATTTGGCTAACAGCTCTTACTGTTATTGCACTTGATATTCGCCATGTCCTTTATGGGCCAGCACTCTATAACCTAATTCCAAATAAATTAAACTTAAAAAAGACAGCTGTCTGGGCTTGGGGTCTTACAGATGAAGTTTTTGCAAGCGGAATGATTCAGCTTTCTCAGCGTAAGCAGCAATGGTCTGAATCTTGGATGTTAGGCTTAAGTCTGTTCAGCTGGGTGTCTTGGGCAAGTGGTTCATTGTTAGGTGGGTTATTTGCAGATCAAGTTGCTCACCTTCCAAAATTTTTACAAGCCGCGCTAGACTTTTTACTGCCAGCTTTATTTTTAAGTTTTCTACTCGCTGCTTTTGAACGAAAGCATACTTTGGTCGTCGGTGTATCCTTAGTCGTTTCAGCTTTGGCATGTTATTGGATTAATTTGTCTGCTGCTATTTTTATCGGTATTTTTTCAGGCATTTTAGCAGGTCTATTCAAACATTATGTACTAAAACAATTTGATGAGGTTGGAGCTTAA
- the ygaH gene encoding L-valine transporter subunit YgaH — MNLEIILVGIIVGIANFASRFGPFFVIQKLQGTEQRRGSVWIKIALGSIGISAISAMLMVATLPPLLETPNKSFAMLIGFLVLAGLYFKFKKIVPATLTAALVYGLIYTYLPL, encoded by the coding sequence ATGAACCTAGAAATTATTTTGGTGGGTATTATTGTTGGTATTGCCAATTTTGCTTCACGCTTTGGGCCATTCTTTGTTATACAAAAATTACAAGGTACCGAGCAAAGGCGTGGTTCTGTCTGGATAAAAATTGCTTTAGGAAGTATTGGTATATCTGCTATTAGCGCCATGCTTATGGTTGCCACCCTTCCGCCTTTACTTGAAACCCCCAATAAAAGTTTTGCCATGCTTATCGGCTTTCTGGTTTTAGCAGGTCTTTATTTTAAATTTAAGAAAATTGTTCCAGCAACCTTAACTGCTGCGCTCGTTTATGGCTTGATCTACACTTATTTACCTTTATAA
- a CDS encoding tautomerase family protein: MSQVKIYANEQTIMQYRALLSHAIHQSLIEELKYPIEKRFQRFINLKPENFIYPSDRSQHYVIIELSMFTGRSTEAKKRLIQTLFRNIEQYCRIAPQDIEITIFESPRENWGIRGQNADELRLNYQINV, from the coding sequence ATGTCACAAGTTAAAATTTATGCAAATGAACAAACGATTATGCAGTATCGAGCTCTACTTTCTCATGCTATTCATCAATCACTCATTGAAGAGTTGAAATACCCAATCGAGAAAAGATTTCAAAGGTTTATTAACCTTAAACCGGAAAACTTTATCTATCCTTCAGATCGAAGCCAACACTACGTTATTATTGAACTATCAATGTTTACTGGCCGAAGCACTGAAGCCAAGAAAAGATTAATTCAAACTTTATTTCGTAATATTGAACAGTATTGCAGAATTGCTCCACAGGACATTGAAATCACTATTTTTGAATCACCTAGAGAAAATTGGGGCATTCGTGGTCAAAACGCTGATGAGTTACGTCTAAACTATCAAATTAATGTTTAA
- the purT gene encoding formate-dependent phosphoribosylglycinamide formyltransferase, giving the protein MIRMSVTLGTPLQSSAFKVLLLGSGELGKEVVISLQRLGVEVHAADRYDHAPAMQVAHFSYVLNMADPSQLKQLIEKIKPNLIVPEIEAIATEVLLEIEASKTATVIPSAKAVNLTMNREGIRRLAAEELGLPTSAYRFANSLESFRAACDDIGYPNFVKPVMSSSGKGQSRVKSFDEVDAAWEYAMQGGRVNQGTVIIESQIDFDFEITLLTVRAKNPETGEIETHYCDPIGHRQDAGDYVESWQPQPMTAAALEEAKRIANKVTIALGGCGIFGVELFIKGDKVWFSEVSPRPHDTGLVTLASQFQSEFELHARAILGLLVNTARHSVAASAVIYAGVDANNLSYSNLNVALAHPDTDLRLFGKPEGFKRRRMGVATARAENTDLARTLAKETADQVIVQTNS; this is encoded by the coding sequence ATGATTCGCATGAGCGTGACACTCGGAACCCCACTTCAATCTTCGGCATTTAAAGTTTTATTGTTAGGTTCAGGAGAGCTTGGCAAAGAAGTTGTAATTTCTCTACAACGCCTTGGTGTAGAAGTCCATGCAGCCGACCGTTATGATCACGCACCAGCTATGCAAGTTGCACATTTTTCTTATGTGTTAAATATGGCTGATCCATCTCAATTAAAACAACTCATTGAAAAAATTAAACCGAATTTAATTGTCCCAGAAATTGAAGCCATTGCCACAGAAGTATTGCTTGAAATAGAAGCGAGCAAAACTGCAACCGTTATTCCTTCGGCAAAAGCTGTAAACCTAACCATGAACCGTGAAGGCATTCGACGTCTAGCGGCTGAAGAGCTTGGTTTGCCTACGTCTGCTTATCGCTTTGCCAACTCTCTTGAAAGCTTCCGTGCAGCTTGTGATGACATTGGTTATCCTAACTTTGTAAAACCTGTGATGTCTTCTTCGGGTAAAGGTCAGTCTCGTGTAAAAAGTTTCGATGAAGTCGATGCAGCATGGGAATATGCAATGCAAGGTGGCCGAGTTAACCAAGGTACTGTCATCATTGAATCTCAAATTGACTTTGATTTTGAAATTACCTTACTTACCGTTCGTGCTAAAAATCCTGAAACTGGTGAAATTGAAACTCACTACTGTGACCCAATTGGTCATCGCCAAGATGCTGGTGATTATGTTGAAAGCTGGCAACCTCAACCCATGACTGCTGCGGCTCTTGAAGAAGCAAAACGAATTGCGAATAAAGTGACCATAGCGCTTGGTGGCTGTGGTATTTTTGGTGTAGAACTGTTTATTAAAGGCGATAAAGTTTGGTTTAGTGAAGTCTCACCTCGCCCGCATGATACAGGACTCGTAACTTTAGCGTCGCAGTTTCAAAGTGAATTCGAACTTCATGCACGTGCCATTTTAGGTTTACTTGTAAATACAGCACGTCACAGTGTTGCTGCAAGCGCCGTAATTTATGCTGGAGTAGATGCTAATAATTTAAGTTATAGCAATCTAAATGTAGCCTTAGCTCATCCTGATACTGACTTGCGATTATTTGGTAAGCCCGAAGGTTTCAAACGCCGTCGTATGGGTGTCGCAACTGCTCGTGCTGAAAATACTGATCTTGCACGTACTTTAGCGAAAGAAACTGCTGATCAAGTTATCGTTCAAACAAACTCTTAA
- the glnD gene encoding [protein-PII] uridylyltransferase has product MINTSPLLNYVSSHHDIKAINQWRTDVEKQLQDSYENGQSIREIIKARSDLVDEALIFLWKHAELDQTGLGLFAVGGYGRREMLPYSDVDIMILSEHEISEENEKRISTFISSLWDVGNFKPGISVRTIQSCVEQAATDLTVATTLIEARLITGNTQLAKWPRRIVSQTWTDKTFYDAKMAEQAKRYHQHNNTESNLEPDIKNAPGGIRDINQIGWIAKRHFRVNRIYDLVHLGFISEFELGVLEEAENFLWEIRHHLHRLAKRDENRLLFDHQREIAAKFGYTRQEGQPVNYGVEQFMKRYYRTAQQVSTLNEMLLAYFSESVICPRLPNYERKIEVINDHFKIVDNKLAVQHHKIFAEHPSAILELFYILANRPDIEGIRARTLRLLILAAKRINQSYRNNPENQALFMSIIRSPYRLYDTLVAMKRYGVLGNYIPAFGQIMGLMQYDLFHIYTVDAHTLLLLRNLNRFREPEFAKEFPVVSSVFQRLARQDIVFIAALFHDIAKGRGGDHSELGAEDAIEFGRAHGFTERECKLIAWLIQNHLLMSLTAQKKDISDPDVVKDFAEKLGDMEHLDYLYTLTVADINATNPKLWNTWRASLMRQLYTHARDVIRTGLGRPVDYQMLIEDTKFAASELLVNNFSLADVEKVWQELGDEYFIKESADEIAWHTQAILKHGDNPEPLVLLRAHRKAAQDAVQIFIYTRDQPNLFATTVAVLDRMNLDVQDAKIITASTAFSLDTYVVLDRFGTLLTDPEREETVKSALVKALSQSDQYPGLMQRRIPRQLRHFDIENTVDVTLNEALQQNMVEISTLDHPGLLARVGGLFMMQGLDIHSARIATLGERAEDIFFVTKKDGKPLNNEEVKLFSEKLKAALDEASNQICQH; this is encoded by the coding sequence ATGATCAATACATCGCCGTTGTTGAACTATGTCTCAAGTCATCATGATATTAAAGCCATTAATCAATGGCGAACGGATGTAGAAAAACAGTTGCAAGATTCATATGAAAATGGGCAATCTATTCGTGAAATTATTAAAGCCCGTTCAGATCTAGTCGACGAAGCACTCATCTTTTTATGGAAGCATGCCGAACTCGACCAGACAGGACTTGGTCTTTTTGCTGTAGGTGGTTACGGGCGCCGTGAAATGTTGCCCTATTCCGATGTCGACATCATGATTTTGTCCGAACATGAAATTAGTGAAGAAAATGAAAAGCGTATTTCTACCTTTATTTCTTCATTATGGGATGTTGGCAATTTCAAACCCGGCATAAGTGTTCGCACGATTCAAAGCTGTGTTGAGCAGGCGGCTACCGATTTAACTGTTGCCACGACATTAATTGAAGCTCGTTTAATCACGGGTAATACACAGCTTGCCAAATGGCCGCGTCGTATTGTTTCACAAACATGGACAGATAAAACATTTTATGACGCAAAAATGGCGGAACAAGCCAAGCGTTATCACCAGCACAACAATACTGAAAGTAATTTAGAACCTGACATTAAAAATGCTCCGGGCGGTATTCGTGATATCAACCAAATTGGCTGGATTGCCAAACGCCACTTCCGTGTAAACCGTATTTATGACTTAGTTCATTTAGGCTTTATTTCAGAATTTGAGTTAGGTGTTTTAGAAGAAGCAGAAAATTTTCTTTGGGAAATTCGGCACCATTTACACCGTTTAGCTAAACGGGATGAAAACCGTTTACTCTTTGATCATCAAAGAGAAATTGCTGCTAAATTTGGGTATACTCGTCAAGAAGGCCAGCCGGTAAATTACGGGGTTGAGCAGTTCATGAAACGCTACTACCGTACGGCACAACAGGTTTCAACACTGAATGAAATGCTGCTAGCATATTTTAGCGAATCAGTTATTTGTCCTCGACTACCTAATTACGAACGCAAAATTGAAGTGATTAATGACCACTTTAAAATTGTCGATAATAAACTTGCGGTACAGCACCATAAAATATTCGCAGAACATCCAAGCGCAATTTTAGAGCTATTTTATATTTTAGCGAATAGACCTGATATTGAAGGTATTCGTGCCCGCACTTTGCGCTTACTCATTCTTGCAGCGAAAAGAATTAATCAAAGTTACCGCAATAACCCAGAAAACCAAGCACTGTTTATGTCGATTATTCGCTCACCGTATCGTCTATACGATACCTTGGTTGCGATGAAGCGTTATGGTGTTTTAGGAAACTATATTCCTGCTTTTGGTCAAATTATGGGTCTTATGCAATATGACCTGTTCCACATCTATACAGTCGATGCTCACACATTGTTATTGCTACGCAACTTAAACCGTTTTAGAGAACCTGAGTTTGCTAAAGAATTCCCTGTAGTAAGTTCAGTTTTCCAGCGTCTTGCCCGTCAAGATATTGTGTTTATTGCTGCGTTATTCCATGACATTGCAAAAGGCCGCGGTGGTGACCATAGCGAACTGGGTGCCGAAGATGCGATTGAATTTGGCCGTGCACATGGTTTCACAGAGCGTGAATGTAAGTTAATTGCATGGCTGATTCAAAACCACTTGCTCATGTCATTAACAGCGCAGAAAAAAGATATTTCCGACCCTGATGTCGTGAAAGATTTCGCTGAAAAGCTTGGCGATATGGAGCATCTTGATTATTTATACACCTTAACGGTTGCAGATATTAATGCAACCAATCCAAAACTTTGGAATACATGGCGCGCATCACTTATGCGTCAACTTTATACGCATGCCCGTGATGTAATCCGTACAGGTTTAGGTCGCCCTGTTGATTATCAAATGCTAATTGAAGACACCAAGTTTGCAGCAAGTGAATTACTGGTGAATAACTTTTCATTGGCAGATGTCGAAAAGGTATGGCAAGAACTGGGTGATGAATATTTCATTAAAGAATCGGCTGATGAAATTGCATGGCACACACAAGCAATTTTGAAACACGGCGATAATCCAGAGCCGCTTGTACTTTTACGTGCTCACCGTAAAGCAGCCCAAGATGCAGTACAAATCTTTATTTATACACGCGATCAACCTAACCTGTTTGCGACCACTGTAGCCGTTTTAGACAGAATGAACTTAGACGTTCAGGACGCAAAAATTATTACGGCAAGTACGGCATTTAGCTTAGACACTTATGTTGTACTCGATCGTTTTGGTACGTTGCTTACCGACCCAGAACGTGAAGAAACGGTTAAAAGTGCATTAGTAAAAGCACTTAGTCAGTCAGATCAATATCCTGGCCTTATGCAACGTCGTATTCCGCGCCAATTACGTCACTTCGATATTGAAAATACAGTCGACGTTACATTGAATGAGGCCTTACAACAAAATATGGTCGAAATTTCAACACTTGATCATCCTGGCCTACTTGCACGTGTAGGTGGATTATTTATGATGCAAGGTTTAGACATCCATTCAGCCCGAATTGCAACTTTAGGTGAACGTGCAGAAGATATTTTCTTTGTCACCAAAAAAGATGGAAAACCGCTGAATAACGAAGAGGTCAAACTCTTCTCGGAAAAACTGAAAGCTGCATTAGATGAAGCATCTAATCAAATTTGTCAGCACTGA